One genomic window of Lepeophtheirus salmonis chromosome 5, UVic_Lsal_1.4, whole genome shotgun sequence includes the following:
- the LOC121117256 gene encoding uncharacterized protein — protein MYRGLLARIGKSKVLESSKADNQKDSDSKSPVVGSKTLKNSISHDKSSPFDESKPLFKGKILARPSIDFGKFDPEWINRAASTPVKKTNNESSGTKQVFIKDQNKNLNSVGHVLNSLKNASSIEDLLPPLKVNEPLPPAVEKVINDKEKSSLAPTPAIPSPPDSVVKKETPSPTSPRDVVLETSNNNSTSACGNDYSGSDIKTELNGGSTLLDPVASSQKKDVPPSNGDPVADVEKLVDASCDSILSESTSRPPKRSSDKKIENNNIKQPKVDVNMPPNIQFESFSSHAPQMEPYWRKGGPYRVGRGGRVMNPHWHGGGFPRPFPPPASPYYHVIPPQAPSEVIKPFHIPPPSVPALDKVIKNRFSVPPPAVSKKEAKSKHINCPAEDLPFNKDFKKTNQRENAPPSELVQDLVTSLWKTPYDKQLKIKEDEVLAYMNKLKTDTLNANRALHSWYSYQEKSYPSICKLLPMIPGPLCVGYRNRCDFTIGFNKESNNLTIGYQIEPETYYVGPIDSLKNIPQRIKYVTKSLEKHLRNSLYKPYNPQLKEGNWLSCIVRMTVTDEVMLIVSFHPQNCEKLQIKEVRLRLKEYFETGDGSLCELNSLYFNEKTLEGSGTFELISGVDHISEKICEQYFRLSPRIPFCLNTTAIETVFKVMIDVCGLDFETTLVDLCCGGGTVGLSLSKYVGQVLGLDIVEEFVNDARMNAVNNNVTNCEFFTGSGEHYLPVLLNRANFSNIVLVVDPPQIPFDSKVICNIRKCSNINRVVWLVSDSKAATRSFEDLVRPPSNQYKGDPFIPVEVIPVDTFPHTFQFTMVIILMRVSMRELVTPTEVNFNRFYDHSNESNSSSSHPIESDSSSLTANNTTISVSSHPFSDYPAPDLSWKKVETPPVIKSMADEPGLSKEQVTWLNQMSKMYKSDFDRVAWIENLRQQNRDASSSRYSSSSTPSHTFKKYPAPPSAAFPYPPPSHQHGGGGAAAVGYTVPPIINSNPANIPLSTGPTPEYWAQYSKQYSSYMMNYNQSAAHTQPYGINNQPVAAAPATAAGGADPVAWKQYCEQMAKYWAQWAGGGAGSTNHQKANVPPSPSSSCDPHVQPPLPRNPPPPPPPTTSYK, from the exons ATGTATCGAGGGTTATTAGCGCGTATTGGGAAGTCCAAAGTGCTCGAGAGCTCTAAAGCGGACAATCAAAAAGACTCCGACTCTAAAAGCCCCGTTGTTGGATCTAAAACTCTCAAAAATTCTATTTCTCACGATAAATCAAGTCCATTTGATGAGTCCAAACCTCTTTTTAAAG GTAAAATACTCGCTAGACCATCGATCGACTTTGGTAAATTTGATCCTGAATGGATTAACAGAGCCGCTTCTACACCTGTCAAGAAAACGAATAATGAATCCTCTGgaacaaaacaagtttttataaaagatcaaaataagAATCTTAATAGTGTAGGACATGTCTTAAATTCACTTAAGAATGCATCATCCATAGAGGATTTATTGCCACCTTTAAAAGTAAACGAGCCTTTGCCACCAGCGGTAGAAAAAGTGATAAATGATAAAGAAAAGTCATCATTGGCTCCAACTCCAGCTATTCCATCTCCACCAGATAGTGTTGTTAAAAAGGAAACACCCTCTCCAACATCTCCAAGAGATGTTGTTCTGGAAACATCAAATAACAATTCGACCTCAGCTTGTGGTAACGATTATAGTGGTAGTGATATTAAAACTGAATTAAATGGAGGCTCCACTCTACTCGATCCAGTGGCTTCGTCTCAGAAAAAGGATGTTCCTCCCTCTAATGGGGATCCAGTTGCCGATGTCGAAAAATTAGTTGATGCTTCGTGCGACTCAATACTTTCTGAGTCAACTAGTCGGCCCCCAAAGCGATCCTCTgataagaaaatagaaaataacaatataaaacaaCCCAAAGTTGATGTTAATATGCCTCCAAATATCCAATTTGAATCATTTAGTTCTCACGCACCTCAAATGGAACCTTATTGGAGAAAAGGTGGTCCATATAGAGTTGGGCGTGGTGGTAGAGTTATGAATCCTCATTGGCATGGCGGTGGTTTTCCAAGACCATTTCCTCCTCCTGCTTCTCCGTATTATCATGTTATACCACCACAAGCACCAAGTGAAGTGATAAAACCGTTCCATATACCTCCACCAAGTGTTCCAGCCCTggataaagtaattaaaaatagattttcagTACCTCCACCGGCAGTTTCCAAAAAAGAAGCAAAGTCTAAACATATTAATTGTCCAGCAGAGGATCTTCCTTTCAACAAAGATTTCAAAAAGACGAACCAAAGAGAAAATGCACCTCCTTCTGAGCTTGTTCAGGATCTGGTAACTTCCTTATGGAAAACCCCATACGATAAACAATTAAAGATAAAAGAAGATGAAGTCCTTGCTTATATGAATAAACTTAAGACAGACACTTTAAATGCTAATAGAGCATTGCATTCTTGGTATTCTTACCAAGAAAAATCATATCCTAGTATTTGTAAGTTATTACCCATGATTCCAGGACCACTATGTGTTGGATATCGAAATAGATGTGATTTTACGATTGGCTTCAATAAAGAGAGTAATAACTTGACTATTGGATATCAAATCGAACCTGAAACTTACTATGTTGGACCTATCGATAGCTTAAAGAACATTCCTCAGCGCATCAAATATGTTACGAAAAGTTTAGAAAAACACCTAAGAAATAGTTTATATAAGCCATATAACCCTCAGTTAAAGGAAGGTAATTGGTTGAGTTGTATAGTACGAATGACTGTGACGGATGAAGTAATGTTGATCGTTTCTTTTCATCCTCAAAACTGTGAAAAACTTCAAATTAAAGAAGTACGTCTtagattaaaagaatattttgagaCTGGAGATGGAAGTCTTTGTGAGTTGAATTCAttgtatttcaatgaaaaaacatTAGAAGGCAGTGGCACATTTGAGCTTATAAGTGGTGTGGAtcatatttctgaaaaaatttgtGAACAATATTTTCGGCTTTCTCCCCGTATCCCCTTTTGCTTAAATACAACAGCTATTGAAACTGTCTTTAAGGTCATGATTGATGTATGTGGTTTAGATTTTGAAACTACTCTAGTTGATCTTTGCTGTGGAGGAGGAACGGTGGGACTTTCTTTATCTAAATACGTTGGACAGGTTTTGGGACTTGATATTGTTGAGGAATTTGTGAATGATGCAAGAATGAATGCTGTCAATAACAACGTGACCAATTGTGAATTTTTTACTGGAAGTGGAGAGCATTATCTCCCTGTTTTGCTGAATAGAGCAAATTTCTCTAACATTGTTCTCGTTGTTGATCCTCCTCAAATCCCATTCGATTCCAAAGTGATTTGCAACATAAGAAAGTGTTCTAATATTAATCGCGTTGTCTGGTTGGTGAGTGATTCGAAAGCAGCCACACGAAGCTTTGAAGATTTAGTTCGTCCTCcttcaaatcaatataaaggAGATCCCTTCATACCGGTCGAAGTCATACCTGTCGATACATTCCCACATACATTCCAATTCACCATGGTCATAATACTAATGAGGGTTAGTATGAGAGAATTGGTAACCCCTACTGAAGTCAACTTCAACAGATTTTACGATCATTCCAATGAAAGTAATTCTTCCTCCAGTCATCCCATTGAATCTGACTCTTCCTCATTAACGGCAAATAACACTACCATATCCGTTTCTTCTCATCCCTTTTCTGACTATCCAGCCCCAGATTTATCTTGGAAAAAGGTAGAAACACCACCTGTCATTAAATCAATGGCTGACGAACCGGGATTATCAAAAGAGCAAGTCACTTGGCTAAATCAAATgtcaaaaatgtacaaaagtGATTTTGACCGGGTCGCTTGGATTGAAAATCTTAGACAACAGAATCGTGATGCATCATCGAGTCGCTACTCTTCTTCTTCTACACCTAGtcacacatttaaaaaatatccagcTCCACCCTCAGCCGCATTTCCATATCCTCCTCCCTCTCATCAACACGGAGGAGGTGGAGCAGCAGCGGTAGGATACACTGTTCCTCCTATCATCAATTCAAATCCTGCAAATATACCATTATCCACAGGGCCTACTCCCGAATATTGGGCCCAATATTCTAAACAATACAGTTCGTACATGATGAATTACAATCAAAGTGCAGCTCATACACAACCCTATGGTATTAACAATCAACCTGTTGCAGCTGCCCCTGCTACGGCTGCTGGTGGAGCGGATCCTGTGGCATGGAAGCAATATTGTGAACAAATGGCGAAATATTGGGCACAATGGGCTGGAGGAGGGGCTGGCAGTACAAATCATCAAAAAGCTAATGTTCCTCCTTCACCATCCTCATCTTGTGATCCTCATGTTCAACCTCCTCTACCACGAAATCCACCGCCTCCGCCACCTCCTACTACGAgctacaaataa